Proteins from a single region of Gasterosteus aculeatus chromosome 20, fGasAcu3.hap1.1, whole genome shotgun sequence:
- the usp5 gene encoding ubiquitin carboxyl-terminal hydrolase 5 isoform X1 yields MAEVGEVLMSVLSTIRVPKPGDRVHKDECALSFSSPESEGGLYVCMNTFLGFGSQYVDRYHARTGQRAYLHITRIRKAKKEDDNSSGSGHPPKKKPTRLAIGIEGGFDVEQELYEEDVKVVILPDRQEVTSEDLATMPDVVRERVSLSMAGIMAADSVSHALQVQQWDGEVRQESRHAADLKQLDNGVKIPPSGWRCEVCDLQENIWMNLVDGKLLCGRRYFDGSGGNNHALLHFRETGYPIAVKLGTITPDGADVYSYDEDDMVLDSKLPEHLAHFGINMMTMEKTERTMTELEIAVNQRVGEWEVIQESGTTLRPMFGAGLTGMKNLGNSCYLNSVMQVLFTVPDFQNKYVSNIDKIIDEAPSDPTQDFKTQVAKLGYGLLSGEYSKPAPDPADENGASEPRGDQIGIAPRMFKALVGRGHAEFSTNRQQDAQEFLLHFINMVERNCRSGSNPSEAFRFLVEERIVCQQSQKAKYTQRVDYIVQLPVPMDQATNTEELQEAECRREEGDSSAPTVRAQIPFTACMAALSEPEILTDFWSSAVQSKTTATKTTRFASFPDHLVIQIKKFTFGLDWVPKKLDVSIDVPDTLDLSALRATGQQPGEELLPEVAPPPLMTPDVEVKGILGFHGNEEDDSLYSPLLSPVLDDSTVSQLCEMGFPLEACRKAVYYTGNTGIDAAMNWIMSHMDDPDFAAPLVLPGCSSGPGTTPTESLSEEHLATIVSMGFSRDQATKALRATSNVLERAVDWIFSHLDDLESMDVSEGGRSAAESEGGRDPPPPGPRVKDGAGKYELFAFVSHMGTSTMCGHYVCHIKKDQQWVIFNDQKVCASEKPPKDLGYLYFYRRVAE; encoded by the exons ATGGCGGAGGTCGGTGAGGTTTTGATGTCCGTGTTATCCACAATTCGTGTTCCGAAGCCCGGGGACCGTGTCCACAAAGACGAATGCGCCTTGTCATTTTCCTCGCCG GAAAGCGAAGGAGGACTGTATGTGTGCATGAACACTTTCCTTGGCTTTGGAAGTCAGTATGTGGACCGGTACCATGCCCGGACTGGCCAAAGGGCTTACTTACACATAACCCGGATTCGCAAGGCTAAG AAGGAAGATGACAATAGCTCTGGATCTGGACACCCGCCAAAGAAAAAGCCCACCAGATTGGCTATAG ggATTGAAGGAGGGTTCGATGTGGAGCAGGAGCTGTATGAGGAGGATGTAAAGGTGGTCATCTTACCTGatagacaggaagtgacatcagagGACCTTGCTACCATGCCCGACGTTGTGAGAGAGCGG GTGTCCCTGTCAATGGCGGGTATCATGGCAGCCGATTCAGTGTCTCATGCCTTACAAGTTCAACAATGGGATGGAGAGGTGAGACAGGAATCAAGGCATGCTGCTGACCTTAAACAGCTTGACAATGGAGTCAAGATCCCTCCCAG CGGCTGGCGGTGTGAGGTGTGCGACCTCCAGGAGAATATTTGGATGAACCTGGTAGACGGCAAATTGCTGTGTGGTCGCCGGTATTTTGACGGCTCCGGGGGCAACAACCATGCCCTTCTACACTTCCGGGAGACAGGATACCCAATTGCTGTCAAACTTGGTACTATCACTCCTGATGGAGCAG ATGTGTATTCCTATGATGAGGATGACATGGTATTGGATTCCAAGTTACCGGAGCACCTGGCTCACTTTGGCATCAACATGATGACCATGGAGAAG ACCGAACGGACAATGACGGAGCTGGAAATCGCTGTGAACCAGCGCGTGGGGGAGTGGGAGGTAATCCAGGAGTCGGGGACCACCCTGCGGCCCATGTTTGGGGCCGGTTTGACTGGCATGAAAAATCTGGGTAACAGTTGCTACCTCAACTCTGTCATGCAAGTGCTCTTCACCGTTCCAGACTTCCAGAACAA ATACGTCTCTAACATTGACAAGATCATTGATGAAGCCCCAAGTGACCCCACCCAGGACTTCAAAACCCAAGT AGCCAAGCTCGGCTATGGTCTGTTGTCGGGAGAGTATTCCAAACCAGCGCCAGACCCTGCTGATGAAAATGGTGCATCTGAACCCCGG GGAGACCAAATTGGTATAGCACCACGGATGTTCAAAGCACTTGTTGGGCGGGGCCACGCAGAGTTCTCTACGAATCGACAACAGGATGCGCAGGAGTTTTTATTGCACTTCATAAATATGGTGGAG aggaactGTCGCTCTGGGTCCAACCCATCCGAAGCCTTCAGGTtcctggtggaggagaggatcgTGTGTCAGCAATCGCAGAAAGCCAAGTACACGCAGCGGGTGGACTACATCGTCCAGCTGCCGGTGCCGATGGACCAGGCCACCAACACAG AAGAGCTTCAGGAGGCAGAGTGCCGGCGTGAGGAAGGGGACTCATCCGCCCCCACAGTGCGCGCACAAATCCCCTTCACAGCTTGCATGGCGGCCCTCAGTGAACCGGAGATCCTCACAGACTTCTGGAGCTCGGCTGTGCAGTCCAAGACTACCGCTACCAA AACAACCCGCTTTGCCTCTTTCCCCGACCACCTGGTCATCCAAATTAAGAAGTTCACCTTTGGCCTTGACTGGGTTCCCAAAAAACTGG ACGTGAGCATTGACGTTCCTGACACTCTGGACCTGAGCGCCCTGCGTGCAACTGGCCAGCAGCCTGGGGAGGAGCTTCTACCAGAGGTGGCCCCGCCCCCACTCATGACCCCAGATGTGGAGGTTAAAGGTATCctgggtttccatggcaacgagGAGGACGACTCGCTCTACTCCCCACTGCTGT CTCCAGTCCTTGATGACTCCACTGTGTCCCAGTTATGCGAAATGGGATTCCCACTGGAGGCCTGTAGGAAAGCTGTGTATTACACTGGGAACACTGGAATCGATGCTGCCATGAATTGGATCATGAGCCATATGGATGACCCAG ACTTTGCGGCCCCCCTGGTGTTGCCGGGCTGCAGCTCCGGGCCCGGGACCACACCCACTGAGAGCCTCTCTGAGGAGCACCTGGCAACCATTGTCTCAATGGGCTTCAGCCGAGACCAGGCAACCAAAGCACTTCGGGCCACG AGTAATGTCCTGGAGCGGGCCGTGGACTGGATCTTCTCCCACCTGGACGACCTGGAGTCCATGGACGTGTCGGAAGGCGGGCGCTCAGCcgcagagagcgaggggggcagagaccctcctccccccgggcCTCGTGTCAAAGACGGCGCAGGCA AGTATGAGCTCTTTGCGTTCGTCAGCCACATGGGGACGAGCACAATGTGCGGCCACTACGTCTGTCACATCAAGAAGGATCAGCA gTGGGTAATCTTCAACGATCAGAAGGTCTGCGCTTCAGAGAAACCTCCCAAAGACCTCGGGTACCTCTACTTCTACCGGAGAGTGGCTGAATGA
- the usp5 gene encoding ubiquitin carboxyl-terminal hydrolase 5 isoform X2, with translation MAEVGEVLMSVLSTIRVPKPGDRVHKDECALSFSSPESEGGLYVCMNTFLGFGSQYVDRYHARTGQRAYLHITRIRKAKKEDDNSSGSGHPPKKKPTRLAIGIEGGFDVEQELYEEDVKVVILPDRQEVTSEDLATMPDVVRERVSLSMAGIMAADSVSHALQVQQWDGEVRQESRHAADLKQLDNGVKIPPSGWRCEVCDLQENIWMNLVDGKLLCGRRYFDGSGGNNHALLHFRETGYPIAVKLGTITPDGADVYSYDEDDMVLDSKLPEHLAHFGINMMTMEKTERTMTELEIAVNQRVGEWEVIQESGTTLRPMFGAGLTGMKNLGNSCYLNSVMQVLFTVPDFQNKYVSNIDKIIDEAPSDPTQDFKTQVAKLGYGLLSGEYSKPAPDPADENGASEPRGDQIGIAPRMFKALVGRGHAEFSTNRQQDAQEFLLHFINMVERNCRSGSNPSEAFRFLVEERIVCQQSQKAKYTQRVDYIVQLPVPMDQATNTEELQEAECRREEGDSSAPTVRAQIPFTACMAALSEPEILTDFWSSAVQSKTTATKTTRFASFPDHLVIQIKKFTFGLDWVPKKLDVSIDVPDTLDLSALRATGQQPGEELLPEVAPPPLMTPDVEVKAPVLDDSTVSQLCEMGFPLEACRKAVYYTGNTGIDAAMNWIMSHMDDPDFAAPLVLPGCSSGPGTTPTESLSEEHLATIVSMGFSRDQATKALRATSNVLERAVDWIFSHLDDLESMDVSEGGRSAAESEGGRDPPPPGPRVKDGAGKYELFAFVSHMGTSTMCGHYVCHIKKDQQWVIFNDQKVCASEKPPKDLGYLYFYRRVAE, from the exons ATGGCGGAGGTCGGTGAGGTTTTGATGTCCGTGTTATCCACAATTCGTGTTCCGAAGCCCGGGGACCGTGTCCACAAAGACGAATGCGCCTTGTCATTTTCCTCGCCG GAAAGCGAAGGAGGACTGTATGTGTGCATGAACACTTTCCTTGGCTTTGGAAGTCAGTATGTGGACCGGTACCATGCCCGGACTGGCCAAAGGGCTTACTTACACATAACCCGGATTCGCAAGGCTAAG AAGGAAGATGACAATAGCTCTGGATCTGGACACCCGCCAAAGAAAAAGCCCACCAGATTGGCTATAG ggATTGAAGGAGGGTTCGATGTGGAGCAGGAGCTGTATGAGGAGGATGTAAAGGTGGTCATCTTACCTGatagacaggaagtgacatcagagGACCTTGCTACCATGCCCGACGTTGTGAGAGAGCGG GTGTCCCTGTCAATGGCGGGTATCATGGCAGCCGATTCAGTGTCTCATGCCTTACAAGTTCAACAATGGGATGGAGAGGTGAGACAGGAATCAAGGCATGCTGCTGACCTTAAACAGCTTGACAATGGAGTCAAGATCCCTCCCAG CGGCTGGCGGTGTGAGGTGTGCGACCTCCAGGAGAATATTTGGATGAACCTGGTAGACGGCAAATTGCTGTGTGGTCGCCGGTATTTTGACGGCTCCGGGGGCAACAACCATGCCCTTCTACACTTCCGGGAGACAGGATACCCAATTGCTGTCAAACTTGGTACTATCACTCCTGATGGAGCAG ATGTGTATTCCTATGATGAGGATGACATGGTATTGGATTCCAAGTTACCGGAGCACCTGGCTCACTTTGGCATCAACATGATGACCATGGAGAAG ACCGAACGGACAATGACGGAGCTGGAAATCGCTGTGAACCAGCGCGTGGGGGAGTGGGAGGTAATCCAGGAGTCGGGGACCACCCTGCGGCCCATGTTTGGGGCCGGTTTGACTGGCATGAAAAATCTGGGTAACAGTTGCTACCTCAACTCTGTCATGCAAGTGCTCTTCACCGTTCCAGACTTCCAGAACAA ATACGTCTCTAACATTGACAAGATCATTGATGAAGCCCCAAGTGACCCCACCCAGGACTTCAAAACCCAAGT AGCCAAGCTCGGCTATGGTCTGTTGTCGGGAGAGTATTCCAAACCAGCGCCAGACCCTGCTGATGAAAATGGTGCATCTGAACCCCGG GGAGACCAAATTGGTATAGCACCACGGATGTTCAAAGCACTTGTTGGGCGGGGCCACGCAGAGTTCTCTACGAATCGACAACAGGATGCGCAGGAGTTTTTATTGCACTTCATAAATATGGTGGAG aggaactGTCGCTCTGGGTCCAACCCATCCGAAGCCTTCAGGTtcctggtggaggagaggatcgTGTGTCAGCAATCGCAGAAAGCCAAGTACACGCAGCGGGTGGACTACATCGTCCAGCTGCCGGTGCCGATGGACCAGGCCACCAACACAG AAGAGCTTCAGGAGGCAGAGTGCCGGCGTGAGGAAGGGGACTCATCCGCCCCCACAGTGCGCGCACAAATCCCCTTCACAGCTTGCATGGCGGCCCTCAGTGAACCGGAGATCCTCACAGACTTCTGGAGCTCGGCTGTGCAGTCCAAGACTACCGCTACCAA AACAACCCGCTTTGCCTCTTTCCCCGACCACCTGGTCATCCAAATTAAGAAGTTCACCTTTGGCCTTGACTGGGTTCCCAAAAAACTGG ACGTGAGCATTGACGTTCCTGACACTCTGGACCTGAGCGCCCTGCGTGCAACTGGCCAGCAGCCTGGGGAGGAGCTTCTACCAGAGGTGGCCCCGCCCCCACTCATGACCCCAGATGTGGAGGTTAAAG CTCCAGTCCTTGATGACTCCACTGTGTCCCAGTTATGCGAAATGGGATTCCCACTGGAGGCCTGTAGGAAAGCTGTGTATTACACTGGGAACACTGGAATCGATGCTGCCATGAATTGGATCATGAGCCATATGGATGACCCAG ACTTTGCGGCCCCCCTGGTGTTGCCGGGCTGCAGCTCCGGGCCCGGGACCACACCCACTGAGAGCCTCTCTGAGGAGCACCTGGCAACCATTGTCTCAATGGGCTTCAGCCGAGACCAGGCAACCAAAGCACTTCGGGCCACG AGTAATGTCCTGGAGCGGGCCGTGGACTGGATCTTCTCCCACCTGGACGACCTGGAGTCCATGGACGTGTCGGAAGGCGGGCGCTCAGCcgcagagagcgaggggggcagagaccctcctccccccgggcCTCGTGTCAAAGACGGCGCAGGCA AGTATGAGCTCTTTGCGTTCGTCAGCCACATGGGGACGAGCACAATGTGCGGCCACTACGTCTGTCACATCAAGAAGGATCAGCA gTGGGTAATCTTCAACGATCAGAAGGTCTGCGCTTCAGAGAAACCTCCCAAAGACCTCGGGTACCTCTACTTCTACCGGAGAGTGGCTGAATGA
- the LOC120810859 gene encoding uncharacterized protein LOC120810859, translating to MKTIVLFGFALASLSAASKVVLISPGQKVTLECGVKTFKTLQWHQGNDLIHSVSMSGLPRKGSAKIIQRTKVRNTDLEIVNVKEEDTGTFICTADRKREEQTLLVVSVWDNSHCGVKDGRSHSGSLKSVDRSAGIWECTFSHAGVTHKHNLIRKVQEPAPESPPSPSQGPKPGPTPTCLDCGPSAVTPPPPLVLLGLNWWIWVAVGLGCLVVVFLLVIVIVLCKRFKRKKRKITMKNGRQQLQPKKYCQCNCPAAAAKPRQGRRREKQPAARLQPLLKL from the exons atgaaaaccattGTGTTGTTTGGGTTTG CGCttgcttctctttctgctgcGAGCAAAGTGGTCCTCATAAGTCCCGGGCAAAAGGTCACCTTGGAGTGTGGGGTCAAGACCTTCAAAACCCTGCAGTGGCATCAGGGAAATGACCTGATACACAGTGTTTCAATGTCCGGCTTGCCTCGCAAAG GGTCAGCTAAAATTATCCAAAGGACAAAGGTGAGGAATACAGACCTAGAGATCGTTAATGTGAAGGAAGAAGATACCGGAACGTTCATTTGCACAGCAGATCGGAAACGTGAAGAACAAACACTTCTTGTGGTCTCAG TCTGGGACAACAGCCACTGTGGGGTAAAGGATGGACGTTCACACTCTGGGTCACTCAAATCTGTGGACCGCTCTGCAGGGATCTGGGAGTGTACGTTCTCCCACGCCGGggtgacgcacaaacacaacctgATCAGAAAAGTTCAAG AACCGGCTCCTGAAAGTCCACCATCCCCTTCCCAAGGACCAAAGCCCGGCCCGACGCCAACCTGCCTCGACTGCGGTCCCTCGG CTGTCACTCCGCCTCCACCTCTTGTTCTGCTGGGCCTCAACTGGTGGATTTGGGTCGCAGTTGGACTAGGCTGCCTGGTCGTGGTGTTCCTCCTGGTCATCGTCATTGTCCTGTGCAAGAGGTtcaaaagaaagaag AGAAAAATAACGATGAAGAATGGACGACAGCAACTGCAGCCGAAGAAGTACTGCCAGTGTAACTG CCCAGCAgctgcagcgaaaccgcggcaAGGACGCCGGCGAGAGAAGCAACCAGCCGCCCGTCTGCAACCCCTGCTAAAGCTGTGA